Below is a window of Flavobacteriales bacterium DNA.
AACAGCTTTAAAATCTTTGAGCGATATGGTTTTATCCGGATGGTTTTCTATAAATTCCAGTTCTTCATCAAGAATTTTTTTCTGCCAGTCGTGTATAACAATATCATCCTCCTGCTCCTCTTGCTGATCGACAGCTTCTTCCACTTTTACTCCACGAAGACTTTTCAGGTAAGCTAATACCTGTTCGGTTTTGGATTCGGGTATGGTAAGGGTATATCTGGCCATGAGAATAAAATTGAATACGTTCAAAGATACGAAAATCAAGATTAAAAGTTAGGCCGAAAGCAAGCTACGAGCTATGACTTTTTATTTTTTCGGCCAGTTTTCAGGATTGCGGGAGGAGTGAGTGAAAGCCATGATTATAACTACCTTTTCTACCACCACATATTGAACAAGAAAACTATACCTGGCAAGAATGCCAATTCTTACGTTGTTGTATCGGATCGCAAACGAGAGAGGATGTTTGGATATATAATCAATGGTCTCTTTAATCTCTTGAAAAAAGAGTTCACCCAATCCGGCTTGTTGATTATTATAGTATTGAATAGCGCGATCAAGATCTT
It encodes the following:
- a CDS encoding type II toxin-antitoxin system RelE/ParE family toxin — encoded protein: MIQQRAEEDLDRAIQYYNNQQAGLGELFFQEIKETIDYISKHPLSFAIRYNNVRIGILARYSFLVQYVVVEKVVIIMAFTHSSRNPENWPKK